Below is a genomic region from Bacteroidota bacterium.
TCTTCGTCGACGATCACGTATTTATTGCCACGCACTTTGTAATAATAGTAACGGTAACCTTCGTCGTAGAATCCGTGTGTGCGCCTCCGCCGTAGAACCAAGACAAGCCTTCCGCATTCGGAATGACGCATTGCGCTTTTCGTACAGCCCGGTGATCCAACTGTGATAACGAAAGCCGATGATCCCTTCGGATCGCGCCGGTACCGCCGGTAAAATGCTTGATGGAAATGCCGGAGGTAACACCGGAAAGGAAAGCCGAGTCGGTCTTATAGCCGCCTTGCGCGCGCCCACGAACTGTTGAGCAGAGCAGAGGGCGGTTATGAAAACCAGTCGGAGGATACTTTTCGATTTTTTGAGTCTGGCCATGGCGTTCGGTCCCTTATCTTTGTTCGACATTCCAAAAAATAAAGCATTGGCAGCAGCTAATCCCCCCTTCGTTTAACGTTTCTATTACTGATTTTATTCAGCTTCATCCCGCCGTCAGATTCGAAGTCATCTGTTAAAAATTCACACCGGAGGAAGTTGCAAGGGAGTCCCCCAAGGCGAATGCCTTCTTCGATCGTTGCTTCGACGAGATAGTCGATATGATCCCGAACTGCAAACCTACCTCGGGGATCATCACAGGATTACGGTCAGTGGACCGATCGTTCTGATTCGTTTCAGGTGAAGCGAAATGAACTTGCGCGCCGGCAGTTGGAGAGTTGAGAAGACGGTTGAATTCGACAAGCTGGACGATCAGGCGCGACTCAGTTACCGCTTGTTCGAACACGACGCGCAGGAACTGTTCGACGCGTTTCCGTGGCGCTATCACAATTATCCGGTGAACCAGATGGACGGCGTTCAATCGGGTATTCCGGCATTCCTGATCAACATGCACCGGATCGATGCCGTCGGGGACGCGGAAGCATATGTGCAACGGTTGAAGGGAATCGGACCGTTGATGGACCAGGTCCTGGATGGATTACGGGTACGCGACAGCCTTGGGATCATTCCCCCGCGCTTTGTCTACCCGATGGTCATGAACGACTGCCGAAACGTGATCAGCGGATATCCGTTCAGCGGCAGCGGTAAATGTCCGTTGTATGAGGACTTCTCGAAAAAGCTGTCAGCGCTGAAAGGTATCGACGGTTCGAAGATCGCCCGATTGCAGGGTGAAGCTTCCCGTGCATTGGTGGAAGTCGTGAAGCCGGCGTATGAACGACTCATGGTATATCTGAAGGAACAGGAGAAGCGCGCTAAAGAGGACGACGGCGCGTGGAAGTTCCCGAAGGGGAATGAGTTCTATCGTTATGCGCTTGAGAAGACCACGACTACGAACATGACCCCGGAGCAGGTATTCGATACGGGCCTCCGGGAAGTGAAGCGCATTCACGACGAGATGCGCAAGATCATGGAACTGGTGAAATGGCGCGACCACAATATCAGCGCTTTCTTTTCCTACCTGCAGGATGATCCCAAGTTCTATTTTCCCGACACGCGGGAGGGAAAAGAAAATTACCGCTTGTTGAAACGTCCTGGCACCTACTACATCAACCTGTACAACATGAAGGACCAGCCGATCTACCAGGCGGAGGCGTTGGCGTATCATGAAGGCATACCGGGTCACCATATGCAGATCGCCATCGCGCAAGAATTGAAAGGTGTTCCGAAGTTCCGCCGCCACGGCGGCAATGTCGCGTACGTGGAAGGTTGGGCGCTGTACTCGGAGTTGGTGCCGAAGGAGATCGGTTTCGCAAAGACCCGTACTCGATTTCGGGCGTTTGTCCAACGAGGTCTTCCGCGCTGCTCGGCTCGTAGTAGATGTCGGCATTCACTACAAGAAATGGACGCGCACACAAGCGTTTGAGTACTTTTTGAAAAACACGCCGAATCCCGAAGGCGATTGCCGCAAGGAGATCGACCGGTACATCGTTTGGCCCGGACAGGCGACCGGCTACAAGATCGGCATGCTTCGTATCCTCGAATTACGCGCAATGGCACAGCGCGAACTCGGCCCGAAATTCGACCTCCGCGAGTTCCACGACGTCATTCTCACCAACGGACCGCTTCCGCTGAATATTCTGGGTGAGCAGGTGAGGGTTTGATCGAGCAGAAAAGAGTGAACAGTGAACAGTAAACAGTGAATAGTGAATAGTGAATCCTGCCGCCGGAGCTTTTGCGTAGGCAGGAGCGAATAGCGAACAGCGAATAGCGAATAGTTTTTTGGTGAACAGTGAATCCTGCCCGCCGTAGCTTTAGCGTAGGCGGGAGTGAATCCTGCCCGCCGGAGCTTTAGCGAAGTTGGGAGTGAACCATGCCTGATCCTGGAAGACAGACCAATCTCAATTTGTGAAATACCTTGGTTATATGAATCGATGACCCCGGTGTGAAAGATTTGTTGATGGGTCCCCGATGAGGCGAAGAAGACCATTCCGGTCTAGCCCCGGGTGATCTCGTCACGTATCTGGCTGATAAGCGGACGAACGTTTACATGACGAGAGAACACGGGACCGCTGGCGAGTAGCGTGTGCGTGTTGTGCTCCCCAAATCCTGATTGCCTTCGCTGAATAGTTTGCAGGAATGTTCGGCCTGTATCAATTTTCTCCTCGCTCCTCGCTCCTCGCACCACGCACCACGCACCTCGTCCCTCGTCCCTCGTCCCTCGTCCCACACCCCTCGTCCCTCATTCCGCCATCAACTCATCCACCGTTGCCTGTGTGATGTAATGATAATTCGGTCGGGCGGCGGCGTAGATTTTTTTTGCTTCGATCTTTCCTTCGGGAGTTTGCAGCAGTACCTGGAAGAGTGGCTTGACGTATTTCCTGAGGCTGACTTCGTTGAGGAAAGCTTCCAGTGCCGGATAGATTGCGGTGTAGCGATCACGGATGCAGTATTCCATCCAGCTGAACAGGATCTCGTTGTTGCCCGTCCGGGAGAACCCGAACGTCTGGTCGAGGTAGCGTAGATCGTCGTGCGGAAGACTGTCGGGCAGGGAGCGGAGGAAGTGCACCCATTCGAACGCGCTCCAGCCGTTGGTGGCTTCCGTTGTCGGCGCAACGCCGCCTTTCCAGTCGGCTATCACTTTTTCAACTTTGCTGAAGCGTTCCGATTCGATGTGCAACATATTCGCCGGCAGGCCGGGCTGGTAAACCCATGCCTCGATCTTCAGCGAGTCCCAGCCGTTAGATCATTGGCAAACAAACCCGCGCGCAGTTCTTCGAGGAATGCCTCGGTGTTCATCGTGCTGAACGCGTGTTTGCGGAAGTAGTCGTTGAGGAAGCGGTCCCACTTTTCCCGGCCGGTGTATTGTTGGATCACCAGCAGGAGGTTGTTGCCTTTTCATAGGCGATATCGCTCACGCCTTCGTCGGGGTCGCGACCTTTGAGATCCAGTTTGAGTCGGGTATCCGGATTGGATGCGCCGAGGTCTTTGACGGTTTCCGAGCAGGTCGTCTTGACCGAGCCGTCGTTGCATGTCGGCGAAATCTTTTCCGTACAAGGCTTCCATGATCCGGTTCTCGAAATACACCGTGAAGCCTTCGTTGAGCCAGAAGTCGTTCCAGGTCGCGTTCGTCACCAGGTTGCCGCTCCACGAGTGGGCCAGCTCGTGCGCCACCAGCGTGGTGAGGGACTTATCGCCGGCGATGATGGTCGGCGTGGCAAAGGTGACGCGCGGATTTTCCATGCCGCCGAAGGGGAAGGGAGGGCGGCAGGATGATGAGGTCGTAACGTCCCCAGGCATACGGTCCGTACAATTGTTCGGCGGCCGTGATCATCTTCGGCAGGTCGGTGAATTCGTCGGCGGCCATCGGCAGGGTGGCGGGCTCGGCGTAAACACCGGAACGATCGTCGTAGCGGTGGTAGTCGAAATCACCGACCGCCAGCGCGAGCAGGTAAGCGGGGATCGCCTGCTCCATCTTGAATCGGTACACACCGTCTTTCGATCGGGCAGTCGGGTTTCGGCGCTCATCACGGCCATCAGCCCGTCGGGTACATGCAGGGTTGCGTCATAGGTGAAACGGATGCCCGGACTATCCTGTACCGGCGCCCAGGTGCGAGCGAGGATCGCCTGCGACTGGGTAAACAGGAAAGGGTATTTTTTTCCGGCGGTCTGCTGCGGACTCAACCACTGCAGCGCTGAAGCTTGTGGGGATGTCGAATAGCGGATCGAGACGGAATGCTTACCGGTGGTTACCGGTACGCGCAAGGCTTGTCCGAGGTATGCAACGGAATCGCCGAGTTGGAAATCCTGAACCGGGTTGTCCGTCAACGGCGACCGATGCAATGTGGAGGTCGCGCGTATCGAAGATGACACTGGTACTGCCCGGCTGGACGTCCACGGAGCAGGTAGCGGTGCCCTCCAGGACCTGGCGTTTTGAAGTCGACCGTGAGGTCGAGGCTCAGGTGGGTCATCCGGGCGGAATCGGGTTGTGCGAAGGTGTGCGGATCTTGAGTAGTCATGAACGTTTTTTCATGGTTGGCCTCTTTTTTGGAAGCGCAGGCTGCAAAAAGCGCAGAAAAGATCCAGGGGGCCAGTCGTTTGATCATGCCGTAAAAATAGCAATCCGTCCGCAGGCGGCCCCTTCCGGGTAAATTGGCTAACTTTGTTTAACGAAAAACCGATCATGAAACGAATCATCACCCTGCTCCTGCTGGTCGTCACGACTTTGGCGGTCAGCGCACAGAAACAATCCGAACCGAAGTCGTTCGGCGAAAAGATCACGGCCGACAATGCCATGGAGGCATCCAAGCTGCCGGAGCTCCTGAAAGGGAAAGAAAACGTCCAGGCGAAAATCACCGGAACGGTCAACGAAGTCTGCCAGAAGAAAGGCTGCTGGGCGAAGATGGACGTCGGCAATGGCGAGACGATGATGATCCGTTTCAAAGACTACGGCTTCTTCCTGCCGAAGGATTGCGCGGGCAAGAAACTGGTGTTGAACGGCGTCGCTACCTACGAGGTCACGACGGTGGAAGAACTTCGCCACTATGCCCAGGACGCGGGTAAGTCGAAGGAAGAAATCGAAAAGATCACGGAAGAAGAGAAATCACTTTCGTTCGAAGCCGACGGCGTATTGCTCTATGAATAAGCACTGGATCTCTTCCCTCGTCCTCGCATCGGTCGTCTTGCTGTCGTCCTGGATGACGCCGCAGGAACCGGTGCAGGATCGCAATCCGAACGGATCGAGCGAGCTTTCCCTGCTCATGCGCCGCATGGAGAAGCAACTCGTGGACGCGCGCCCCGGCGTACTTGAAGGGAAACTCAACGACCGCAACTATCCGACGGAGATCGACAAGATCAACACCGCCAAGCCGACCGACGCGGAGACCAAGACCGAAGCCTTCCCGGTGTTCGCCGACATTTATCTGAAGTCCGTAAAGTCCTTCCTCGCCAGCAAGCCGGAAGAACTCACGGAGAACTACAACAACGTCGTCAATACCTGCCTGGCCTGTCATTCGCAACATTGTCCGGGGCCGGTGAGCCGGATCCGGAAGTTGGCGATTAAGTAGTGAACAGTGAACAGTAAACAGTAGCGAATAGCCAATAGCGAATTTCACCTGCCGAAGCTTTAGCGTAGGCGGGAGCGAATAGTGTTTTGGTGAACAGTGAACAGTAAACAGTGAACAGTAAGGCAACAATAAAAAAGCCCCGCATGCGGGGCTTTTTTATTGGTCTATTTGAATCTTAAATGCGATTCAATCTGTTTGTTGGATTTCATCAAAAACCAATCGCAACAAACTACTTGCTCCTGCCGACGCTAAAGCTTCGGCAGGCAGGATTCCCTATTAACTGTTAACTGTTTACTGTTCACTGTTCACTGTTCACTAACCTCACTCCTTCGTCAACGACGCCCGCACATACTCCCGGTTCATCCGGGCGATGTGGCTGATGGAAATGCCTTTCGGACATTCCGCTTCGCAGGCGCCGGTGTTGGTGCAACTGCCGAAGCCGGATTCGTCGCGGGCGATGATCATCTTCAGCACGCGTTCGCGGCGCTCGGCTCGCCTTGCGGGCAGCAGCGCGAGGTGGGAGACTTTGCGGAGAGGAACAGCATGCCGGAAGCGTTCTTGCAGGAGGCCAC
It encodes:
- a CDS encoding DUF885 domain-containing protein — protein: MSNEVFRAARLVVDVGIHYKKWTRTQAFEYFLKNTPNPEGDCRKEIDRYIVWPGQATGYKIGMLRILELRAMAQRELGPKFDLREFHDVILTNGPLPLNILGEQVRV
- a CDS encoding DUF4920 domain-containing protein, with the translated sequence MKRIITLLLLVVTTLAVSAQKQSEPKSFGEKITADNAMEASKLPELLKGKENVQAKITGTVNEVCQKKGCWAKMDVGNGETMMIRFKDYGFFLPKDCAGKKLVLNGVATYEVTTVEELRHYAQDAGKSKEEIEKITEEEKSLSFEADGVLLYE
- a CDS encoding DUF885 domain-containing protein, with protein sequence MNLRAGSWRVEKTVEFDKLDDQARLSYRLFEHDAQELFDAFPWRYHNYPVNQMDGVQSGIPAFLINMHRIDAVGDAEAYVQRLKGIGPLMDQVLDGLRVRDSLGIIPPRFVYPMVMNDCRNVISGYPFSGSGKCPLYEDFSKKLSALKGIDGSKIARLQGEASRALVEVVKPAYERLMVYLKEQEKRAKEDDGAWKFPKGNEFYRYALEKTTTTNMTPEQVFDTGLREVKRIHDEMRKIMELVKWRDHNISAFFSYLQDDPKFYFPDTREGKENYRLLKRPGTYYINLYNMKDQPIYQAEALAYHEGIPGHHMQIAIAQELKGVPKFRRHGGNVAYVEGWALYSELVPKEIGFAKTRTRFRAFVQRGLPRCSARSRCRHSLQEMDAHTSV